A segment of the Streptomyces sp. XD-27 genome:
AGCGTGGAGCCGAGCCCCGCCGGGAGCGAGGTGTGGGTGCACGGCGGCGGCTTCGGTACGTACCACGAGGCCCGCAGGGAGCGCTTCGAGCGGTTCGAGGAGCTGCGGCGGCGCTGGGACGAGAAGCACGCGCAGCTCAAGCGGCTGGTCCTGGACATGCGGCAGTACGCGGCGCGCAGCGACGAGATGGCCTCCCGCTACCAGGCCGCGAAGACCCGGCTGCGCAAGTTCGAGGAGGCCGGGCCGCCGCCGGAGCCGCCGCGCCGGCAGGAGATCACGATGCGGCTGGCGGGCGGCCGCACCGGCGTGCGCGCCGTCACCTGCCAGGGGCTGGAGCTGACCGGCCTGATGCGCCCCTTCGACCTGGAGGTCTTCTACGGGGAACGGGTCGCGGTGCTCGGCAGCAACGGCTCCGGGAAGTCCCACTTCCTGCGGCTGCTGGCGGGGGACACCGAAAATCCCGTCGCGCACACCGGCGCGTGGAAGCTCGGCGCCCGCGTCGTCCCCGGCCATTTCGCCCAGACCCATGCCCACCCCGAGCTGGAGGGCCGCACCCTCGTCGACATCCTGTGGACCGAGCACGCCAAGGACCGCGGCGCCGCGATGAGCGCCCTGCGCCGCTACGAGCTGGAGCGCCAGGGCGACCAGGCCTTCGAGCGCCTGTCCGGCGGCCAGCAGGCCCGCTTCCAGATCCTCCTGCTGGAGCTGGCGGGGACGACGGCGCTGCTGCTGGACGAGCCGACGGACAACCTGGACCTGGAGAGCGCCGAGGCGCTCCAGGAGGGGCTGGAGCGGTACGAGGGCACGGTGCTGGCCGTCACGCACGACCGCTGGTTCGCCCGGTCCTTCGACCGCTTCCTGGTCTTCGGCGCGGACGGCCGGGTCCGGGAGGTCCCGGAGCCGGTGTGGGACGAGGCCCGGGTCGATCGCGTGCGGTGACGTGCGGCGGGTGGCGTACGAGGGGAACAGCAGGTCGGGCGCGCTGGTGTGCGACCCGTTTTGACCCGTCCGGGGGCGGGCCGGTATTCTGCCAGTTCGTTATGCGTATTGGCTTGCTCGTTCTCACGTGAGAGGCCGTTACGCCGGTCCACCGGGCCGATGACCAGCGGCTACCACTCGGTTTGCGTCACCGCAGTGCGGCCAAGGCTGTCGTGATCGTCCGGGTGGCCTTGTCAGGACCCATCTCACTGAAGAAGCGAAGGCTACGACCGTGCGTACGTACAGCCCCAAGCCCGGCGATGTCCAGCGCCAGTGGCACGTCATCGACGCCCAGGACGTCGTCCTGGGCCGTCTGGCCTCGACGGCCGCGTCCCTCCTGAGGGGCAAGCACAAGCCGGTGTACGCGCCCCACGTCGACATGGGTGACTTCGTCATCATCATCAACGCCGACAAGGTGCACCTGTCCGGTAACAAGCGGACCCAGAAGCTGGCCTACCGCCACTCCGGTTTCCCGGGTGGTCTGCGGTCCGTCCGCTACGACGAGCTGCTCGACAAGAACCCCGAGAAGGCTGTCGAGAAGGCCGTCAAGGGCATGCTCCCGAAGAACACCCTGGGCCGTCAGATGCTCTCGA
Coding sequences within it:
- a CDS encoding ATP-binding cassette domain-containing protein, with product MGHVEAAHLEYFLPDGRALLGDVSFRVGEGAAVALAGANGAGKTTLLRLIAGELRPHGGTVTVSGGLGVMPQFVGSVRDERTVRDLLVSVAPPRIREAAAAVDRAEHAIMTRDDEAAQMGYAQALSDWAEARGYEAETVWDMCTTAALGVPYERAQWRQVRTLSGGEQKRLVLESLLRGPDEVLLLDEPDNYLDVPGKRWLEERLRETKKTVLFVSHDRELLARAAEKIISVEPSPAGSEVWVHGGGFGTYHEARRERFERFEELRRRWDEKHAQLKRLVLDMRQYAARSDEMASRYQAAKTRLRKFEEAGPPPEPPRRQEITMRLAGGRTGVRAVTCQGLELTGLMRPFDLEVFYGERVAVLGSNGSGKSHFLRLLAGDTENPVAHTGAWKLGARVVPGHFAQTHAHPELEGRTLVDILWTEHAKDRGAAMSALRRYELERQGDQAFERLSGGQQARFQILLLELAGTTALLLDEPTDNLDLESAEALQEGLERYEGTVLAVTHDRWFARSFDRFLVFGADGRVREVPEPVWDEARVDRVR
- the rplM gene encoding 50S ribosomal protein L13, which produces MRTYSPKPGDVQRQWHVIDAQDVVLGRLASTAASLLRGKHKPVYAPHVDMGDFVIIINADKVHLSGNKRTQKLAYRHSGFPGGLRSVRYDELLDKNPEKAVEKAVKGMLPKNTLGRQMLSKLKVYAGSEHPHGAQQPVPFEITQVAQ